Within Methanobacterium sp., the genomic segment GGTACAATGAAAGCGATGAAGACCTGGTTATTCTTGTTAACAAGGTTCCAAGACCTGTTGAGTCCACGAAGATACTTTAAATTGAATTTTATTGTATTAAATATACTATTGAGGTGATATAATATGGCCCCACACTGTGATACAATGGACGGACCTGTAATTTCTGCATGCAAAATGGCTCTAAAAACAGAGAATGTGTATTACGTCCTACCGTTTGTACCTAAAAAGGCAGAAGATGAACTAACTCAGACATTTAATAAAACTATTAAAGTCAGAAAATTAGGACAAGATGCTGCAGAAGTCGCTGATATGTGGTTCTTTGAAACTGCAGTACGTTTGCACCGTGAAGGTGAAGGAGCATCTTATACTGGACTTAAACCAGCAGGATTGGATTGGGGACCAGTAGTTCCTAGAGCAGAAAAGGACATAGAAAAAGGAGATCCTACAGAAACAATAGAGTTCTTAAAAAGCATAGTTGAAGAAGAAGTGAGAAAAAAGTTTGATAAAGCAATGTCTACAAAGAATTATGACTTAAGTGATACAGAAGCTGCCAGAGAATACACAGAAGCAATGCTTCATTTTGTACTGTCTTCTCACCATCTCTATAAATATATCATTTCCAGTGGTGAACATTGATATTTTTATTCATCTCTTTTTTCCGCAGCATATTAAAATCATTAAAGAAACATGATGCTTGTTGATTTATTCTTATAGGAGGTTAAAAAATGAGTAAAGATGCAGAAATAGATAAAGAGTTTGAAGCGCAGCTAAAAGGTAAAATGGGCTGGAAATGCCCATGTTCACTGGAAATTGTAGATAAAGAATCTGAACTCAAGACAGTTACCTGCAAAAAATGTGGGAAGACATTTAAAACAAACAGAGTTACTGAATATTGCTTTGATTGTGAAAAAAGAGATTAAAGAGCCCAGTATACCTTTAAAAAAAATTAAATAGATAGCAAACTGATTATAAATTTATAATTTAGATTAATATGAAATTAGAGGTAGATAAATGTCAAAAATAAAAATCAATATGCCAGAAAAAGGTGCAGCAGTCCAGAAAGACAGAGAAACCTATGCAATTAGTCCATATCTTCCCGGAGGTCTTGCTGATCCGGATACGTTAAGAAAAATAGCTGATGTAGCAGAAAAATATGATGCCAAATTCCTTAAATTAACATCAGAACATCGAATTACAATCTATGGTATCCCATTTGAAGATATAGATAACATCTGGAAAGATCTAGGTATGGAACCCGGTGGTCTGTCCGGCAAAATAGTTAGGCCCGTCAAATTCTGTATTGGATCTTCTTCCTGTAAAATGGCTAAACAAAATACTATGGAATTAGGAATGGAAATTGACAAACAGTTTAGGGGAATAAAAACACCCGACAAGATGAAAATAGCTGTTTCAGGATGTGAAAACTCATGTGCAGAACCTGCAGTGAGAGATATTGGCCTTATTGGAACAAAAGAGGGGTGGAATGTTTTAGTAGGTGGTAACGCAGGTCTTCAACCTAGAATAGGCAAATTAATTGCTAAAAACCTATCTGATGAAGAAGTTTTAGATTTAATTGATAAGATTATTTCGTATTATAAAGAAAATGGAGAAAAAACTGGTTTAAGCAGACGTTTAGGTAAAGTTATACACAGTATAGGATTTGAAAAATTCTCTCAAGAAATTCTAGAAAATAATAAAAAGGAGAGTTGAGAAGTAAGTCAGAGACATATCTATACTAAATGCTAACGAATATTTAACAAACATTAATTATATCAGTAAATTATTTTTTTATAATTAATATTTCTTAATTGAATAAAAATAGAAGCACAAACTTAATTAGTATCCAAATTAAAAACTCTTATATTGTTCAGTGTAGAGACTTATTTTACAGGGACAAAAAATATAACAATAGCTATAATTTTAATGTAGTATATTACAACAATAGTTTATGATAGCTTGAACTAAGCATGGTGATTCTATGACACAAATGGATGAAGCAAAAAAAGGCGTAATAACAGAGGAAATGAAGGCAGTAGCAGCTGCTGAAGGCGTATCAGAGGAATTTATCAGGAAATCCGTTGCCCAGGGAACTATAGCCATCCCAAGTAACGTTAATAGAGAAGTTAAAGCCGTGGGTATTGGAGCAGGATTAAGAACAAAGGTAAACGCCACTATCGGAACCTCCACAGATATCTGTGACTTCGATATGGAAGAAGAAAAGGCAAAAATAGCCATGGCATATAAAGCCGATACCTTAATGGAACTTTCTGTAGGTGGAGATCTGGATGAAATAAGGAAAAGAATCCTTAAAATATCAGATATTCCTGTTGGAAGCGTACCTGTTTACCAGGCAGCAATTGAAACAATAAGGGAAAAAGGCGCTTCAATTTACATGGACGAAGATATCATGTTCAAAGCCATTGAAAAACAGGCAAAAGATGGTATTGACTTTATGGCAATTCACTGCAGTGTAAACAGAGAAACCTTAAAAAGATTAAAACGACAGGGCCGTGAAGGAGGACTCGTAAGCAGAGGCGGAGCTTTTGTATCTGCATGGATGGTTGAAAACGACCTGGAAAACCCATTATACAAAAATTTTGATTATATTCTCGAAATTGCTAAAGAATACGACTTCGTCATGTCCATGGCAAACGCTATGAGAGCTGGAGCAATAGCAGACGCTACAGATCGTGCTGCAGTCCAGGAACTCATTGTACTTGGAGAATTAATTGACAGGGCTCGTGAAGTGGGCGTGCAGACAATAGTGGAAGGACCCGGACATATTCCTTTAAACGAAATTTCAGCAAATGTTGTACTCCAGAAAAAATTGTGCAGAGGAGCTCCTTTCTATATGTTAGGACCTGTTGTAACTGATATTGGTGCTGGGTACGACCATATAGTATCTTCTATCGGTGCAGCAGCATCAGCAGGTGCTGGAGCAGACTTCATTTGTTATGTAACACCAGCAGAGCACCTTGCATTACCGTTCCCTAACGATGTTAAAGAAGGTGTAATTGCAACAAGAATAGGGGCATACGTTGGAGACATGCAAAAAGGCATACACCACGGTGAAAAAGACCTAGTAATGGCCAATGCACGTAAAAAGCTCAATTGGGAAGCACAGTTCGACTCTGCAATGTGCCCGGCAGAAGCAAGAAAGATAAGGGATGAAAGGCCACCCGCAGAAGAAGATACATGTACAATGTGCGGAAGCTACTGTGCAGTTAAGATTGTAAATGAATGGTTAGATGAAGCAGGCACTGATGTGTTTGACTAAACAACCAATCATTATTTTATTATTTTAAAAATAAAATTTATTCATTACAGTTTTACAATTTTTATTTCCTTTCCTCTTTATTATTTTTAAACAGAATTTATAATTATTTAAATACAGGTGATTTGATTGAAACATTGGGTTGAAAATGTTGCAGACAGTTTAACAAAAAGAGACGTGGAAAATCACGTAATTGCAAGTGGGACATCAATATCTGGTTCCATACATATCGGAAATTCATGCGATGTATTTATCGCTAATGCAGTTACAATGGCTTTAAAAAATACTGGGACTCCTGCAGAAGTTATATGGATTGCAGATGATTATGATCCACTCCGTAAAGTTCCATATCCCCTTCCAGCAAGCTATGAAAAATATTTAGGTATTCCATATGCACATATTCCATGTCCAGAAGACTGCTGTGCAAATTTCGTGGAACACTTTGAAAAACCATTCCTCGAAACATTGGATGACTTCGGGATTTCCCTGAAAATCTATTCAGGGGAAAAAATGTACAAAGAAGGGATTTATAACGATTATATAAGAATATCACTTGAAAATGCACCCCAAATTCGTGAAATATTCAATCAATATCGTGAAAATCCACTTGCAGATGATTGGCTCCCATATAATCCAATATGCCAGGAATGTGGACGGATAAATACAACATTTGCCTATGGCTTTGATGGTGATATGGTTCATTACAGGTGCGAATGTGGCCATGAAGGATCAATGGATATTAAATCAGGCGAAGGAAAACTTACATGGCGTGTTGAATGGGCTGCAAGATGGAAAATATTCAACATTACATGCGAACCCTTTGGAAAAGACCATGCAGCAAGCGGCGGCTCATACGATGTAAGCAGCATCATATCAAAGGAAATATTCAATTACGAGGCTCCATATCCCGTACCTTACGAATGGATTACTCTTAAAGGAGATGCAATGTCAAAATCAAAGGGAGTGTTCTTTACCCCAGGACAGTGGCTTGAAATAGGTGCGCCTGAAACTCTTAATTATTTCATATTCAGAAGCAAACCCCTCAAACATAAGGATTTCAATCCTGAAATGCCATTTCTGGACTTTATTGATCAGTACGACCGCATTGAAAGGATATACTATGGAGCAGAAGATTCCGCGTCCCAGAAGGAAGAAGAAAAGTCTAAAAAGATTTATGAAATTTCACAAATCGAGTTAAAGGATAAAATGCCATTCCAACCTTCATACAGGTTCATGACCGTTGCACATCAAATTGCAGATGGGGACATTGAACGGGTCTTTGAAATATTAAAGAAGAATTCACAGCTTCCGAATTATATGGCAGATATGGTATTTACTGATTTAAGTGAAGAAGACCTTAAAAGACTCAGGATGAGGATGAATCATGTTAATAATTGGCTTGATAAGTATGCACCCCAATTTGTGAAGTTCCAGGTCATGAAAAAGATACCTAAATTACCATTAGGTGAAGACCAGACAGGATTCCTGCTTAAACTTGCAGATCTTCTGGAAGAAAGAGATTACAGTGCAGAAGAACTTCATGATGATATGTATAATCTGCTTAGAGAATTTGATATGAAACCTCAAAAAGCATTCCAGGCTATTTATAAGACAATAATAGGTAAAAAGCAGGGTCCAAGGGCTGCTTCATTTGTTTTATCCCTTGATAAAGACTTTGTGGTTAAGCGATTTAGGGGAGAAGCTTAATTTAAACAATAACCTCCATGGGGTTTATTCTTTTTTATTTAATTTATTTAAGTAATTCATAAATTACAAATAATATTAAAAAGAAACATTGATAATTGAAAATCCATTTTTGATAATTTAAAAAGATTTAATGGGTTTTAACAAGTTTTTAGCCGATTCTATCCATTAAATAGTCAACTAATTTATGGTGGTGAATTAATTAAGTCTTTAAAACGGAAATTAGGTCTTTTTGAAGTTACTGTTTCTGGAATAGGTATAATACTTGGTGCTGGAATCTATGCACTCCTAGGAGAAGCAGCACCTTTATCCGGAAATGCTTTATGGCTTTCATTCCTGATATCATCCACCGTTGCGGCTTTTACTGCTTTAAGCTATGCAGAGCTTTCATCCATGTTTCCAAGTTCAGCAGCAGAATATGAATACGTTAAAAATGCCATGGGAGAACGTATTGGATTTGTAATAGGCTGGATCATTATATTCAGCGCAATTATTAGCGCTTCAACAGTTGCTGTAGGTTTTGGGAATTATTTGGGGGTAATATTTAACATACCTTCAATTTATTCTGCTATTGTTTTAATAACAGTGCTGTCAGTTATCCTTTTTATTGGAATAAAACAATCTGCATGGGTTGCAATTTTATTTACATCAATTGAAGCTCTTGGCCTCTTGATCATCTTTTTTATTGGAATACCCTACTATGGAACTGTTAATTACTTTGAAATGCCTTTAGGATTAAATGGAGTTTTTGCCTCTGCAGCTTTGATCTTTTTTGCTTATCTTGGTTTTGAGGAGATTGTTAAGCTTTCAGATGAGACTAATGAACCAAATAAAAACATTCCCCTGGCAATAATTCTGGCTATGGTAATAAGCACTCTTCTTTATATTCTTGTGGCTTTCAGTTCAGTTAGTATACTTGGTTGGGAAGCTCTTGCAGATTCCACAGCCCCCTTTTCCCAGATTGCATTTACTGCACTTGGTCCAAATGGATCATTCCTGCTTTCTGTTATAGCCCTATTTGCAACCAGCAACACCGTTCTTTTACTACTTTTAGCTGGTTCAAGGATAGTGTACGGTATGTCTGCATCCAATTCTCTTCCTTTAATCCTTAGAAAAGTACATCCGAGGACAAGAACCCCCTGGATTTCAATAATTGTTGTAGGAATAGTTGCAATTGCATTTTTATTCCTTGGAAATTTGGGATTCCTTGCAAGTGCCACTAATTACACCCTCTTTTTAAGCTTCATCTTTATAAACGCTTCAGTGGTAATTTTAAGATATATTTCTCCTGAATTAAACCGGCCTTTTAGAATACCCTTAAATATAAAAAACCTGCCATTATTACCTGTTTTTGGGTTAATTACTTGCATTATACTTTTATTACAGCTTAGTTTCAATGCAATAGGATTAGGAATAGCCATAACTGTTATAGGTATTATACTGGCTTTTATATGGCAGAAACAATAAGAATCCGTTCATTGGATAAAATTACTTCAAGCAAAGCCGTATTATTTTTCAGATCACAAAATTTATATGGTCATATGTGCAGTTATTCATATGAAAGAGGATGATGTTTGTGAAATTGAATGCATCCATGAAGAAGCAGTTAAACAGGTCAAATCAGATATGCTGGATGAAGAAATCCTTTTAGATGTATCAGACAATTTTAAAGTGTTTGGTGATCTTACAAGACTGAAAATCCTGCAGGCCTTATATCAAAGAGAGTTGTGTGTATGTGATTTATCTGCAGTTCTTGAGGCAAATCAGTCAACAATATCTCACCAGTTACGTGTTTTAAGGGGTAAAAACCTGGTTAAATTCCGAAAGGATGGTAAAATGGCTTACTATTCCCTTGCAGATGAGCATGTAGTAAAAATAATTGAAATGGGAGTTGAACATGCCACAGAAAAACGATAATGCACAAAACAATGAAGAAACAGCTGAGATATGTAAATTCTGTGAAGCAAACCCATTTGAAGAAAAGGAAAAGAAAAAAGAAAAGATCCGACCAGTCTATATTATAGGAATATCCGCCGTAATCTTAGCCACTGGTTTATATCTTAACTTATTTACAGACCAGTTAATTCTTGCTGAAATTCTTTTCCTTACAGTTGCTGTAGTTTCTGGATTTGAAATAGTACCACACGGAATACGATCCCTACTTAAAGGAAAATTCAACATAAGCTTTTTAATAACCATTGCAGCCATAGGTGCATTTTTAATAGGTGAAGGTGCCGAAGGAGCTTCCGTAATATTCTTATTCTTTATTGCCGAGTATTTAGAAGACTATGCTGGAGAAAGAGCCCGAAGATCGGTTGGGGCCCTTATAAAACTGGCTCCAGAAACTGCGGTAGTTAAAAGAGGTAATGAAAACATTAAATTACATGCCCATGCAGTAGATATTGGCGAAATAGTAATTGTTAAGCCCGGAGATAAAATTCCATTGGATGGAATCGTGAAAAAAGGCATTTCATCTTTAAATCAGGCCGCAATAACTGGTGAAAGCATGCCTGTAACTAAAAAAGAAGGGGACATGGTTTTTGCAGGTACGATAAATGAAGAAGGTTATCTTGAAGTAAAAGTAACAAAAAGATCCGATGAAACTGTTCTATCCAAAATCATAGATCTGGTTAAAGCATCACAACAAAAGAAGTCAAAAACTGAAGCATTTATAGATAGATTCTCCAATTATTACACTCCTGCAGTAATAGGGCTTGCAGTAATCGTGGCGGTAGTTCCACCGTTTATTTTTGGATTAAATTTTGATACATGGTTTTACAGAGCTTTAGTGTTGCTTGTAGTGTCCTGTCCATGTGCATTAGCCATATCAACCCCTGTTTCAATAGTTTCAGGAATAACCGCAGGTACAAATAACGGTGTGTTAATTAAAGGTGGAGAATACGTTGAAGAGATGCAAAATATCAAAACAATGGTTTTTGATAAAACAGGGACACTTACTGAGGGAAAATTGGAAGTAACTGACGTTAAACCATTAAATAAATACACTGAAAAGGAAATTCTTCAAATAGCCGGTTCACTTGAATCCAAGTCCAAACATCCCCTTGCTGAGGCAGTTATACGTTACGTTGGAAAGTCAGATATGGATTTTAAGGAAGTGCATAATTTTGAATCCATCGCTGGAAAAGGAGTTAAAGGGATAATCGATACAAAAATGTTCTATATTGGTAAAAAGAGCCTTTTTAAATATAGTTCCGAATTTCCAGATGAATTAATACATGAAATGGAAAATGAAGGTAAAACCGTTGCAATTATAGGTAATGATGAACATATTATTGGGTTAATAGGATTAATGGACAAAATACGTCAGCTTTCAAGAAGTACAATTCAAGAGCTTAAAGAAAAAAACATTAAGACTGTAATGCTTACTGGAGATAATAAAAGTACAGCAGAAGCAGTATCCTCCAAAATAGGCATTGACCAGTATTATGCGGGCCTTCTACCTGAAGAGAAGGTTAAAATAATAGAGGGGTTGGTTGAAAAGGGTGAACACGTAGCTATGGTGGGTGATGGTGTAAACGATGCCCCTGCACTTGCAAGATCTAATGTGGGTATTGCAATGGGTACTGCGGGCTCAGA encodes:
- a CDS encoding cation-translocating P-type ATPase, producing MPQKNDNAQNNEETAEICKFCEANPFEEKEKKKEKIRPVYIIGISAVILATGLYLNLFTDQLILAEILFLTVAVVSGFEIVPHGIRSLLKGKFNISFLITIAAIGAFLIGEGAEGASVIFLFFIAEYLEDYAGERARRSVGALIKLAPETAVVKRGNENIKLHAHAVDIGEIVIVKPGDKIPLDGIVKKGISSLNQAAITGESMPVTKKEGDMVFAGTINEEGYLEVKVTKRSDETVLSKIIDLVKASQQKKSKTEAFIDRFSNYYTPAVIGLAVIVAVVPPFIFGLNFDTWFYRALVLLVVSCPCALAISTPVSIVSGITAGTNNGVLIKGGEYVEEMQNIKTMVFDKTGTLTEGKLEVTDVKPLNKYTEKEILQIAGSLESKSKHPLAEAVIRYVGKSDMDFKEVHNFESIAGKGVKGIIDTKMFYIGKKSLFKYSSEFPDELIHEMENEGKTVAIIGNDEHIIGLIGLMDKIRQLSRSTIQELKEKNIKTVMLTGDNKSTAEAVSSKIGIDQYYAGLLPEEKVKIIEGLVEKGEHVAMVGDGVNDAPALARSNVGIAMGTAGSDVAIETADVALMHDDISKVNYLISLSKKTMSVVKQNVSLSILVKGSFAVFAVLGFVSLWMAVAFGDMGLTLIVILNALRIGR
- a CDS encoding APC family permease encodes the protein MKSLKRKLGLFEVTVSGIGIILGAGIYALLGEAAPLSGNALWLSFLISSTVAAFTALSYAELSSMFPSSAAEYEYVKNAMGERIGFVIGWIIIFSAIISASTVAVGFGNYLGVIFNIPSIYSAIVLITVLSVILFIGIKQSAWVAILFTSIEALGLLIIFFIGIPYYGTVNYFEMPLGLNGVFASAALIFFAYLGFEEIVKLSDETNEPNKNIPLAIILAMVISTLLYILVAFSSVSILGWEALADSTAPFSQIAFTALGPNGSFLLSVIALFATSNTVLLLLLAGSRIVYGMSASNSLPLILRKVHPRTRTPWISIIVVGIVAIAFLFLGNLGFLASATNYTLFLSFIFINASVVILRYISPELNRPFRIPLNIKNLPLLPVFGLITCIILLLQLSFNAIGLGIAITVIGIILAFIWQKQ
- a CDS encoding metalloregulator ArsR/SmtB family transcription factor; the encoded protein is MKEDDVCEIECIHEEAVKQVKSDMLDEEILLDVSDNFKVFGDLTRLKILQALYQRELCVCDLSAVLEANQSTISHQLRVLRGKNLVKFRKDGKMAYYSLADEHVVKIIEMGVEHATEKR
- a CDS encoding DUF6448 family protein; translation: MAPHCDTMDGPVISACKMALKTENVYYVLPFVPKKAEDELTQTFNKTIKVRKLGQDAAEVADMWFFETAVRLHREGEGASYTGLKPAGLDWGPVVPRAEKDIEKGDPTETIEFLKSIVEEEVRKKFDKAMSTKNYDLSDTEAAREYTEAMLHFVLSSHHLYKYIISSGEH
- the thiC gene encoding phosphomethylpyrimidine synthase, with the protein product MTQMDEAKKGVITEEMKAVAAAEGVSEEFIRKSVAQGTIAIPSNVNREVKAVGIGAGLRTKVNATIGTSTDICDFDMEEEKAKIAMAYKADTLMELSVGGDLDEIRKRILKISDIPVGSVPVYQAAIETIREKGASIYMDEDIMFKAIEKQAKDGIDFMAIHCSVNRETLKRLKRQGREGGLVSRGGAFVSAWMVENDLENPLYKNFDYILEIAKEYDFVMSMANAMRAGAIADATDRAAVQELIVLGELIDRAREVGVQTIVEGPGHIPLNEISANVVLQKKLCRGAPFYMLGPVVTDIGAGYDHIVSSIGAAASAGAGADFICYVTPAEHLALPFPNDVKEGVIATRIGAYVGDMQKGIHHGEKDLVMANARKKLNWEAQFDSAMCPAEARKIRDERPPAEEDTCTMCGSYCAVKIVNEWLDEAGTDVFD
- the lysS gene encoding lysine--tRNA ligase, which translates into the protein MKHWVENVADSLTKRDVENHVIASGTSISGSIHIGNSCDVFIANAVTMALKNTGTPAEVIWIADDYDPLRKVPYPLPASYEKYLGIPYAHIPCPEDCCANFVEHFEKPFLETLDDFGISLKIYSGEKMYKEGIYNDYIRISLENAPQIREIFNQYRENPLADDWLPYNPICQECGRINTTFAYGFDGDMVHYRCECGHEGSMDIKSGEGKLTWRVEWAARWKIFNITCEPFGKDHAASGGSYDVSSIISKEIFNYEAPYPVPYEWITLKGDAMSKSKGVFFTPGQWLEIGAPETLNYFIFRSKPLKHKDFNPEMPFLDFIDQYDRIERIYYGAEDSASQKEEEKSKKIYEISQIELKDKMPFQPSYRFMTVAHQIADGDIERVFEILKKNSQLPNYMADMVFTDLSEEDLKRLRMRMNHVNNWLDKYAPQFVKFQVMKKIPKLPLGEDQTGFLLKLADLLEERDYSAEELHDDMYNLLREFDMKPQKAFQAIYKTIIGKKQGPRAASFVLSLDKDFVVKRFRGEA
- a CDS encoding NAD(P)/FAD-dependent oxidoreductase, with translation MSKIKINMPEKGAAVQKDRETYAISPYLPGGLADPDTLRKIADVAEKYDAKFLKLTSEHRITIYGIPFEDIDNIWKDLGMEPGGLSGKIVRPVKFCIGSSSCKMAKQNTMELGMEIDKQFRGIKTPDKMKIAVSGCENSCAEPAVRDIGLIGTKEGWNVLVGGNAGLQPRIGKLIAKNLSDEEVLDLIDKIISYYKENGEKTGLSRRLGKVIHSIGFEKFSQEILENNKKES